Sequence from the Streptomyces peucetius genome:
CGGGGCGGCGTTCACGTTCTCGTACGCCGAGCATGTGGAGTTGCTGCGCGCCGCCGGGGCGGAGGTCGTGGGATTTGATCCGCTGCGGGACGAGCGGCTGCCCGAGGGGACCCGTGGCGTGGTCATCGGCGGTGGTTTCCCCGAGGTGTACGCGCCCGAGCTGTCCGCGAACGAGCCGCTGCGCAAGGAGGTCGCCGAACTGGCGCGCTCCGGGGCTCCGGTCGCCGCCGAGTGCGCCGGGCTGCTGTATCTGGCCAGGTCCCTGGACGGGAGGCCGATGTGCGGCGTCCTGGACGCCGAGGCACGGATGTCGGGCAGGCTGACGCTCGGCTACCGCGAGGCCGTCGCGGTGGCCGAAAGCCCGCTCGCCGCCGCCGGAACGCGGCTGCGGGGCCACGAGTTCCACCGCACGGTGCTCGATCCGGGCGCCGGGCCGACGCCCGCGTGGGGCATGGTGCGGCCGGAGCGCCGGGTCGAGGGGTTCGTGCAACAGGGCGTGCACGCCAGCTACCTGCACACCCACTGGGCGTCACGGCCGGGGGTGGCGGCCCGGTTCACGGCGGCGTGCCGCGCATGAGAGGGCCGTGCTCATTCGGCGACGCCGACGACCAGCCAGATGAAGCCCACTCCCCCGACGGTGCACAGCAGGGTGGAGCGGGCGGGGTGTTCGTGGTGCGCCTCCGGCAGGATCTCGGCGGCGGCCAGGTAGAGGAGCGCGCCGCCGAAGAAGCCGAGGTAACTGCCGAGAAGATCCTCAGGAAGAGTGAACAGCACGGTCGACGCCGCGCCGACGACCGGTGCCGCCGCGTCGGCCAGCAGCATCATGTTCGCCTTGCGCCGGGTGTTCCCGTACAGGCTGGTGATCGTGTACGTGTTGAACCCGTCCGCGAAGTCGTGCGTGACGACGGCGAGCGCCACGGCGGCGCCCATCCCGCCGCCGACCTGGAAGGCGGCGCCGAGCGCGATGCCGTCCATCAGGCTGTGGGTGACCATGGCCGCGGCCGCGGTCAGGCCCACCTGCGGGACCCGGTGGTCCGCGCCGTGTGCCGCCTGCCGTACGGCCAGCAGCCGTTCCACCATGTGCGCCACC
This genomic interval carries:
- a CDS encoding ZIP family metal transporter, giving the protein MAVIVALGAFLMTLFGGWTAARVTDRRHLVLGLAGGLMLGVVGLELLPEALEAADASVLGVPQALLLFVGGFLVAHMVERLLAVRQAAHGADHRVPQVGLTAAAAMVTHSLMDGIALGAAFQVGGGMGAAVALAVVTHDFADGFNTYTITSLYGNTRRKANMMLLADAAAPVVGAASTVLFTLPEDLLGSYLGFFGGALLYLAAAEILPEAHHEHPARSTLLCTVGGVGFIWLVVGVAE